One Gossypium arboreum isolate Shixiya-1 chromosome 13, ASM2569848v2, whole genome shotgun sequence genomic window, ttagttctttttgacatttttacaaaattgccctcaacttttcatttttattcaatttagcccctatatcctaatcatgcaaataaaccaattttattgaaaattcatACCAGCCGTATGTTACTAGCATTCAATACAGCCCACATTTGTCACAATTTCACATCTAgcccttgtatttttactatttcaatagTTTAATCCCTAATCGTTAAATTCATCAAAGTCAAGtaataaaatacttataaataaaaaataatacctCAAATTAATCATGTAACATCTAAAATcagaaatattcatcaatggtaacattcaaaatctttaacagtttcaaaaacaaaggtacgagctagctggacctagttgcaacaatttcaaaaacataaaaattattagaaacaaacttcaaAATCTCCCACATGCATCAAAGTTTGTTTGGCCGAACCTCCCATGCTCCAAAAAAGAAGAACATAGAAACAAATAtgtttttcctttcttttattttagttatttcttattatttaatttattaatattaaattatatcaTACAAACTAGCAAAAGAATAATTACCAAGTGCCCACTCATATATaatatggtatatttaccatattaGTCCATAAATTTACATTTTCATAGCTATTAAAGACTTTAGTTAATAGAATTCTACTTTCacactttttatgatttattccttttacttaattaactatacaaacattaaaatttcttaacgaaactttaatacaaccttaataacacttTTAAATATTTACGGCtaggtttatagaaacgaggttttgatacctcattttctaaaaccacttgactttagggtcttaccacttgaaatcatttatataacataaattaccatatcaaaaacctttttaaaaccatatttgacttgtaaatattaaataataatatttacgaacttactcataGATTTGTGGCCCctaaaccactatttctgacaccactgaaaaatgggtcatTACATAAAAACTCTGTGGTTTTTTTAGTGAAATGGTGTGTATGAGGAATAGATAAACACATGGTTTCAGTCCTAGCTTAGTAAGCAAAACGATGCATAGCTTATAACTATTTTGACAACTATTTTCTGATTATTATCTTGTACCCATCATTTGTCCCTATTTGAGCACCAATGAGGCTTAGAGAACGGTTATGAATGAACAGACTAAAATTCTAGCCTTCTCTACTCTTCATCTTCTTCTCTAaagttttcttcttcttcctccttctcTCTTATCTTCTATTTTCTATGTATTAATTACCAACCTTTTCAAACTATTGCATGAGTTAATTAAGtattagtcctttttacttataatttttttgaaacaaCTATTCAAAGTaaagaatgaaaatataaaacatttacatcatggattctttttatttttaatccaaagtttcaatcattttgatgaatataaataattaattcaagtttattttaaatattaaatttttgttCTTAATTTATATTGATCTTAATACCAACTTtcataattttaaaagtaaacatttatatcattatcatgACTATGTGTTCAAATTTAGTAAAACCCTATATGGTCTCAAATAGACACCTTGTGTATGGTATGAAAGGCTAACTCAGTTCTTTATTGCTTAAGTTTTTTAAAAGGGTTCTGTTAATCTGAGATCAGTATGGTTGGTGAATTGAGCTATTTCCTTAGGTTCCAAATTAAGCAAATGAAAGATGGAGCTTTTATTTCACAAGAAAAGTGTGGTGAAAAAGTTTAAGATGGAAAATGCTAAAGCGGCTAGGACACGTATGATTATTGGTGAGAAACTGTCTAAAGATGAGAAGGGAATGCCTACAAAGACCACTTATAGAAGTATGATTGGTAGTCTCTTATATCTTACTACTAGTAGACCTAATTTATCATTTAGTGTGAGAGTATGTGCTAGATACCAGGAAAGTCCAAGAGAGTTGCATGTTAAAGTCATGAAGAGAATTACTCGATATGTCCATGAAACTACTAATTTGGGAATTTCATTCTCAAAGGATAATGCTATGAGTCTAGTTGGTTATAGTGATACTGACAAGCCTAGTAACATCGATGATAGAAAGAGTACATCAAGTGGTTGTTTCTATATTGGTTTGAACTTGGTGTCATGGTACAGTACGAAGCAAGCTTCAATTTCATTGTCTACCACAGAAGCTGAGTAGATTACTGCAAGGAGTTGTTGTGCTCAACTATAATGGATGAAGCAAATGATGAAGGATTTTAGGGTTGAGTTGGATATGAATCATAACACCAAATCAGTTAAAGACTTAAATAATAGTAAGTGTAGCTAGTATATAAAAGGAAATATGCATTAAAAATCACCGCAAGGGTTCCATTATGCCTCCAATCTCTATACTATTTAGACTATTAAAATCCAAtccttattttttaaattttacatgatttagtcctttacttatcaaatttaattttttctaaaaaaaaatctaattggTAACACAACTATAACTTTCATTAAATTTGAGTACCTAGTATTTTTAGATTGAAAGGtccaattaaaaaaattaaagtccAATTGATATCacatattcaaatttaatagAAATCAGCCAACAATGTTACCAATTgaacttttactttttaaatcAACCAAGTGGAAGGACTAAAATcttgaaattaaaagtaaagaGATTGAATCTCAAAATGTTAAAGAGTAGAGGGATTGGAGAAGACTTAGAGCAAAATTTACTTGCAATTTTCAAAATTAGGCGTTCAAAATGTCGTAAAAAATGCATAAAAATTCTCAactatttttatcaaaaaaatcccAACGTTTTATAGGCACGAGAAACACTGATAGCCGAGtgtgttttgtaaattttataattttaatgaatCCTAGTGTAGTATAAATAGCAACATGATGGTGGTTTTCCATGCAGATCAAGCTCGAGTTCCACAATTTGGAATCGTAGCTTGTCTCTCCTATCCTAACAAGGTCCTGTTTGCATCCAACTAGTTGTTTCCAGGACCTAGGCTTTGATAGTTAAAATATCACCATGGGTATTCCTGGTTATAGTTATAGTTGgtttttgttgttattttttgTCCTAATCCCAACACTAAGAGCTCACATTGCTGAATATGATGAGTATTGGAAAGCACGAGAATTGGAAGCCATTGAGAACCTAAACAAGGCTTATCACCCTAATCCGGAAGAGGTGGTCCGGCATTACAATGACCACTTTGCCAGGACCATGCTTGAGTATAATAGCACCAGAAGGGCattgaaagggaagaaaaagggTCCCTGTAAGATTACCAACCCCGTTGATAGCTGTTGGCGATGTGATCCTAACTGGGTAAAGAACAGAAAGAGGTTGGCCGATTGTGCCCCTGGATTTGCTAGTGGTACTACTGGTGGAAAGGACGGCAAGTTTTACGTGGTCACTGACCCTAGTGATGATAGTGCTAACCCTAAGCCCGGAACTCTACGCCATGCAGTCACCCAGCTCAAGCCACTTTGGATCACTTTCAAAAAATCCATGATCATCAAGCTGGAACAAGAGCTCATTGTTACAAGCGACAAGACCATTGATGCGAGGGGAGCTAATGTACATATTTGCTATGGTGCTGGTATTTTGTCCGTTTGCTAAGAACATCATTATTCATGGCCTCCATATCCATCACATTAAACCCACTACTGGTGGCATCATTAGGGATCTGAAAACCACCTTGGGTTAAGGGCGCGGCGATGGAGATGGGATCTCTCTTTTGGAGCAACCAACATTTGGCTTGACCATCTTTCCTTTATGATTCCTCGATGGTCTTATTGATGTTATTCAGGTTCCACCGCCATTACCATTTCAAAGCGCCATTTCACGACCATAACGAGGCAATCTTACATTCTTTTCTATTTTAAACTAAGCTCGAATAGATTTTTTTTTAGTGACAAAACAatataattgaaatgaaaaaatTGTAGGTGCTGTTGTTTGGAGCAAGCGACACTTATGTTGCCGATGAGAAGATGCAGATCACTGTTGCTTTGAATCGCTTTGGTAAAGGATTGGTGGATAGGATGCCTAGGTGTCGATTAGGTTTTTTTCATGTCGTCAACAATGACTACACTCATTGGTTCATGTATGCCATTGGCGGTAGTAGCCACCCTACAATTATCAGCCAAGGTAATAGGTATATTGCGTCAAGCATCTATGTAACTAAGCAAGTGACTAGTAGGGGCTACTTATCACCGGAACAATGGAAGAATTGGAACTGGGTATCACAGGGTGACCACTTCATGAACGGTGCCTATTTTACTACATCCGGTGATCCTAATGCCAGCAAGCTATTCGATGCTGACAAAATGATGTATTTCCAACCCGGTCGATTGGTCCCTAGACTCACAAGGTATGCGGGAACACTCCATTGTAGAATTGGTCGCCCTTGTTAAAAACATTATTTTGATATGCATACATCCTCTCTTTTTGTTATGTACAACATTTGATACCCGTGCATTGTACATTTGGGATTTATTGGGAATGATTATCAGGAAATGTTATTATTTGATTCCACCCTATCTTCTTCTTTTCTACTTTTAATTCATAATTACAAATCTTATCACACGTGTACATGTGAAAACCATAATTTTAACCCAAGACATAAACAAAGACAAGGATAATCTTTCTATTCTAAAAAGAACTCTTGAATGAAAAGAAACTAATCTTAAAGAGAactataaacaaataaaaatagaaGATCTGTTTTGACATGAAATGGATATATCCATATATCTCTGACTCATCTTTATGAAATGATAAAATATGGCAAAACCTATACCAAAAGTTGGTTCACATAGGAATGGACACAGTAGTGCATGGAAAAGTCCACGTATAATACGAAAAGGAGTTATTCATGTTCAAGCAAGTTTTAACAATAGTTTGACACTAATAAATAATAACACTAATTATCATGGTGTTGTAATCAATTGTAGGTTGGTGTTGGCGGCAAgacaataaaatatattaatctaATATATCTAATATATATTCTATTGTAAGGTTTTCTTGCATTTTTGGAAACCTTAAGTTTTGATTTTAGAATTTGCCATGTATCACCAATCATTTTAAAGTTGtctaattaactaattttttttaacattcatcaacaatcATGGACTAAGACCAATAAGTTTCTATAAATTTGGTATGTCCCAACTTATATATTCGCGTACTGGGTTATTTTGAAAAACACATCATtttgagaaaagaaagaaagaaaaattatgaGTGTTCTTGATATAGTAATATTCTCTTATTGCTGCAATTGTATTGGTGATTCCTCCCGGCGTACTTGCATCACCATAAACTAAACTTAGTTTTTTATTACATCATTTAAAATGGACAgatcaagtatatatatatatataaggtggTGTATGAGTTTGATTGCTTTAAGGCTGAACGAGAGTTGAGAATCCATCCAAGGCCCTTAATATTGTTGAAAGATTTGTTTCAAGAATTTTACTTGGCAGGtttgagcttccacaaatgacTTGTTACTTTTACTAATATAGAGTTAAATATTAAAGAAAACAAACTTGCAAAGCCCACAGTACATAGGATTAATAATTTGGTGTGGATAAACACTCATACAATATGGGTGTGGATAAACATAGGGATTGCAAGAAAGAAGGAATTGTTGCAGGTATGCTATACCAAAACTTAAACCCTTTCTCCACACGGGTTATTCAACAGGCACTGCCTTTTAGCAACAAAGCCTTAATTCCAGAGACATATCCTATCCACAACCATATTGTTATCTTTTGATCAGAATTTCAATATTTCTGATGTGCAGGATCCAACATATGGCAAGCACAGAGCATATTATATTGTAATTCTTTGTAAACTCATTTAAAGTTTTCTAGGAAGAAGATGATTTAGAGAAACACAAAGAATTTAGAAAGCCATAGGTGAAGGAAACACGCTAGGATTTTTTTAGAGAACTCGTTATATCTTACAAAGAGAAACACATCTTCCTTTTATAGCTGAATGAGATGTgatacaacaaaatattaaacagTACATTGGATAGATATTAGACATTAAAGCATATAAATAGTACATAAAGTAAAAATAGTACTGATATTAGACATTATTTGACACAAAgtaaattactttaattattaaagCAAGATTCCTGATAAGTGGTCTTTCAGCTGTTTGTATTTGAATGGGGAAGTTGAGCTCTATCCATGGAATCTTCACTGCAGCAGGTCATTTCTTCATCTCTTTCTTTTTCATTATGTAGCTCCATCTTAGCAAGACTGATTTGATTGTATTACCATGTGTAGTCTTAAGACCATTCTGTGGGATCAGGAATCCCTTCATGATATTCTCGGAAAGCTTTTAAGACCTCGTTATGATAAGGTGTGTATGTCCTTAGCCAGGTGTCCCATGGTGCATCAATATCTGGAGGTGGTCATATCTCAAATGGAATAATCCTATTGAGCTGGCAGAGAAACTTTTGTAACTCCCGATATTGAACATCATTTTTGAAGGTTTCATTTTCAAGAGTTTTATGAATCCAAGAGGTAGGAAAAGAATTGAGCTGAGTTGCTTTTCCATATTTGACAAAATATTAAAGTTTGTAGAAGATTATAATCATATAACTTCCATAATTACCTCTTGCCTGATTGCAATGTTGCTCAATTATCTGAAGCCATTGTGGGAGAGGATGAAACCAGCTAAGGAAAGTAAAGAAATTTTGTTGTTCTGGTTCAATATTTCCTCTGATGGCTTTTTCCAAGTAATAAAGGAGATCAGGGATGTTGAACTATATGGCAATATCGTAGAGATGAGTAAAGTACCATAAAAACCATTTTAATTCATCTGGTTGTTCAACAAACTCAAACCTAATTGGGTGTATGAAAGGATAATCTGGATGGATACCCCAAGGTTTAAGAATAAGTCCTCCAAAATTCTTGAAAACTTGAATCCGATATTCGAACATCATGTCTCTAGCTTTTTGATGAAAACAATTCTTTTCCACAAAAGTATAAACTTCTGGTGGATATTCAGGGTGGAGATTGGGAGTGACGGTATAAGGGGTAGGAAAGGAGGATGATGAGGAATAAGGCCTGTACATCATGATTGGTCTAGGCCAAAAAACTCTTTTATAAGCAAAGACTTCTGGGTTTTCTTTGGATCTGGAAAGTAAATCAGTAAGAACATTTTGCTTTTCTGATATATGTTTAACATCAAATTTAAACTGAGAAAACCATTCTGCCCATCTCAAGAGTTGTGAATGAGGAACTGTTTTCTGTTTAAAATTGAGCATTTTCGTAAATGAAGACATCCATTTCTACCAGAAAATAGTATCTCAGAAGGTGAAATTTGAATTTTTCCATACCTTTCCTGACTGCAAGGATTTCTTTGAATGTGGAGTGGTAATGAACTTCTGCTTTTGAAAATCTTCCACTCTTGTATCCTTAGAGTTgtttctttccatttcttttttcAAGCAAAATTGCTCCCCAGTATTTGTCACTAGCATCTGTTTGTAGGATTCTCTCTCCATCTGAGGGGATTTGAAGTGGAGGTAAAttctgggtaatttctttcatccTTTGAAGGGCTTTTGTCTGAGAGGAAGACCATGGAGGAGGGTCTTTTTTTAGCATATTTTTCAGGGGGTTAATATACATAGAATTTTTAGGAATAAAATCTCTAAGATAATTAACAATACCGATGAATTGTTGAACTTGTTTGAAAGACAAATCTTTTGATGGGAATTTGAGAATCTCTTGAGCAATGTGTTGTCCTGGAGAATATTTTCCTTCTTTGATGTCCATTCCTAGAAACTGGATCTCTGATTTGTTGATTTACATTTTTCTTTCTGACAACATTATCCCATATTTGAAAATAAGGGATTTGAAATCTTCAAGGAGTCGTGCATAAGAATCTTCATCCTTGCTGTAGTGTAGGATATCATCAATGTATTTATTTAAGAATTCAGAATGAGATTCTACACATGATTGGGCTTTTAATTCCTTGATAGTGTGAAGGATTTTTTCAGATTGGATGAAAAAAAGTTTTGGAATTTTGACAAAGGGTTGGAAAAGATTTTTGTATCTTACTCCTTCAGGGAGTATTCTAAGGTGCTGGGCTTTTTTGTAGAGGTCAAAAcctactatgtaacaccccgtacccgagaccgttgtcggaaacgatcacgaggtgctaacagacataattcatgtatgttcacagtccattttaaaaatttccagacagctggctaactgcatcactgtcaccttaaaaatcatatcttgagttccaaaactcgaacatcagtttcgtaattttttcctgaaactagactcatatatccatccacaaatttttttctagaattttttgtcgagccaattactacagtttattagttaaagtctcccctgttacagggttcgactacactgacctttctgCATTGCAACTTAGATAACTtattatacagggcttcaatactgatgccgtttgtttctaatgaaactagactcaaaaaaggaatctatacatatatggaatgacttttaattatctatggttaatttataatgaatttccaaagtcagatcaggggatccagaaatcactctggtcctgtcccacgaaaacttaaatatctcttaaaatacgactcatatgaccgtttcgtttcttccatatggaagtatattcatcaaggttcgattacataatttattcactatttaattccatttctactatttttagtaatttttcaaattcacaccactgctgctgtcagcatctgcctttaaggtagactttacctattacatagtttccatgattcaactaaccctttagcatatatagcacatagtatgatcgtgattaaccattccaatggccaatcattgccaagcatatccacacctctcaataaccatatacatacaaaatgattataacattatgctcaaaatatatataagccattttcgcatggctatccaaatttgtacaatatcgaaaggtacatgaccaacatcaaaagggtagtcctatacatgccatttcaaagttcaaccaaaagtgtaccaaaaggggctttgatagtgtggacgacttcgacttcgacaatcccgagtccgatagctgacgaaccaaaatctataaaacagagaatcaaagaaacggagtaagcatttaatgcttagtaagttttgagccatgaaattagacaactaaagtataacattcgtatggctaaacggataatttcatatgcacaaattctcaatatcatacttacttcacattaccgacccttatattcatacacaaaagatcaatttagccaaaggccggtagctcatttatcgactgagcgaatactatttgtaaggaatcaaccaattcaatgcaaatacgaaacatacctcatcgctgggattttacgagcgtattaattgaaattattacagcaagatcgctcattcccaagccaggtaccttcgggatttaaccggatatagctactcgctcgaatgccttcgggacatagcccggatgtagtaactcgcacaaatgccttcgtgacttagcccggatatagtaactcgcacaaatgccttcgggacttaacccggatatagtaactcgcacaaatgccttcgggacttagcccggaactagtcactagcgcaaatgccttcgggacttagcccggttatcatccgaatattcacgcacatatcaataaatcatgacacatttatatctcattttcataattagagttcaaacacaagtcacgtattaagcattaacattttcagctcaaaagctacatacaaagggcatgattttgatttgcttataacataatctaatcgaatcataatctaagtttcattactcgaaaacttacctcggatgttgtcgaacgatttcggcggctattcgatcactttttcctttcccttatccaactttggtcctctaagctcttgagctaattcaaacaaatttaacttattaaagtctcattatgctagcttatggccgaatatgacaaggagtttgataggtcatatggccacttttagctcaaatacaaaatggtcatacgcatttttaatcacattgagtattttaatacaattaatctaacatttcctcatgtgcacctttatgaccgaaaacacacatcattaacctaatatcaattactaagcactttagcaatttctccttgagccgattatccaagtcaagatagattcatcatcatgcttacctataaccgaacacatgcaacaccaatccatctattcattcatgcgtgcatcttattcaagcatgtatatcaacaatcgaattcatcatataaatgactatgaatttactcaaacaatctcaataccacacatggtgctcaagccctttttcaatttcaaaactc contains:
- the LOC128286790 gene encoding secreted RxLR effector protein 161-like is translated as MELLFHKKSVVKKFKMENAKAARTRMIIGEKLSKDEKGMPTKTTYRSMIGSLLYLTTSRPNLSFSVRVCARYQESPRELHVKVMKRITRYVHETTNLGISFSKDNAMSLVGYSDTDKPSNIDDRKSTSSGCFYIGLNLVSWYSTKQASISLSTTEAE